The Onthophagus taurus isolate NC chromosome 6, IU_Otau_3.0, whole genome shotgun sequence region tttagtttaattaacaccgtgaaagccttcgtacttataattaaaagtaTCCTAAAAAATAGGATACCGCACTAGGAGTTTAGCCATTAGATACAAAATACCcttgatataataataaaagtaaagatTCAGCCGTTTCTTGATCTTGCtctattaaaattgttgttcgtATAACATCACATTGAAAGAATAGGGACCTTTTCGGTATTTCTGTTTTTGACCATCGCTACTCACAAttatctattaataaattaattttgtctaTTATTTTGTACAATTGTCTAAATCTTAACTATGTACAATTTATGGGTAAATTTGTTAtcaatatttgttataaataactatttttaattgcAGTACAATACCGCGTTTTAcatacaatttttgatttgtgttCATCTGCATAATCcacaaaattaccaaaatccTTGTTCTATTAGATAATTACTGATGAAGACCCCACTTACTGTTCACGtctttttaaacgttttataaaaaaaacgggTAATATAAACATATTCAATTCAAACGGATTACTTGGGCAGAAGACAAATAAACAGATTAAGAACAGCAAAAAATCTATTGTTCGTTATCTGTAAAAAGCTCTCTGTCTCGGTATTCCCCACCGAGAAATAAGCTCCGTTTTCTTGCTTCCGAACGTCCGTCTCTTCGGCCCCTCAGAAACTGTGTGACCATGAGACTGAAGCACATTTATTTGCAAAGGGCatctatatttaatattttattcgaaagGATTAATTGCCCAAAATTGTTAACTGTTATATATTTGATGATTGATGATACACTGATAAAAACGGTATTAAAATTCCTTATAGGATGTTGTAAAAACCACAGTAAACGTATATTTGCAGTActatgtaataattttaatatgttccCTCTATGAGACGATTgacaaagttttaaaatgtcttaatttaCCGATTTTAGGTAGATTCCTTTACGCAATCTAGTGAAGTTTAAGTATATTGAGGAAATCGCACATTTTCACTTGGTGCAGCTTCCCGTGATAATGACAAATTTTCTGCACTTGTACTAGCGTGGAATCTATTCCTATGATACATGTGCAAAAAATGACACCTTTGTTCTCCCGTTTAAGTGTATAATTTTCACATAAATCGCATTTATACGAAGTCGTTTTTATGGCAAAGTTTAgcaattttttgtgattaacatcctaattattttacaacaaaaaatacgtCATTTTGTACAGAAATATGTTAACAACAATCATATGTATTTAACTTTGAATAAAGATATGAGAGAAAGCCGGGAAGCTGCACCGAGTGAATCAGTGTCGGTTCATATAAAAATCGCCATTGAACGGCGGCCTTAACAGCTAGAAACGTTGTctttttttatgctatttaaataaactattaaAGAGAAATGGCAGATAGTCAGAGTAGGGAATTTGTCGTCTCCCCAAGAGAAGTAGACGAAAAAGAGATAAGAGagggaagaaaaaaatattttaaatcaccCGAGAGGGCGTTTAAAAAGAACAAGGATGACAGGGAGACAACTGGGAAGGGAGCAAtgctgaaacaaaaaaaagttaaaagcaCCGCAGACGCAATGCGGGAATTAGTCATAAAAGCGGAAGATATACAAACTATGATCCAGCAAAATACAGCCGTACCGATGAAGGCAGCAATTAAGGAAATTAATGCAATGGTGAAAAGGTTACAAAAAATTCAAGGAGAGGAAATGAAGGAAacagataaaaaaattttgatgatggaagaaaaaatgattACTATGGAGGAAAAAATAGAGGAACTTAGTAAGGGAGGAAGGAGTGACGCTAGAAATAGAATAGAGATGGCGACACAAACTACAGAAAGCTTCAGGGAAGAAAATCCGCTAGTAATGAAATACTTTAACGAAGAGAGAAACGCAGATAAATTCCTGAAAATTATGGGAGAAAAATGGAATGAGGATAGATATGTCAAAACAGAATGGTCCAATAAATAtgatattagtactgaaactACACAAAACATAATTATCAGCATAAAAGCTGAAAATGAAAAGATCCGtgaaaacgaaaatgttaAACGGCTACTAGATTATGAATTAGGGGAAAAGATAATAGGAGAGGAAAAACTAAATGACGGACAATGGATAAAAATCAAGCAAGGGACCACCATAACAAGATGTACTAGTGAAGAAAGCAAAGAAGATAATAAGAACATCTATGTAATTGGAGTAAGAGGTGAGCAATACGAGGAAGATGGAAAGACAATtataacaaaagaaaactatgtAGGAACTGAGTACATAATAAGAGACATCTGTAAAaatgaagcaaaaaaaatagtcTTTATGCATGAAGGACCTAGGGACGAATACCTAAGAAAACTGATGgaatatatgtataaataaagaaaatgcaCTGCAAATTGTAATGATCGCAAAACATTCAGCAGACAACACCTATGCTAAAGTCTTGGGTAGAGGTCCGACCCAAAAGGGAccaaaacaaaatatgaaaCGACATAATGAACAAAGGCATATCGAAATAAAACTACTCGGAACAGAAACATATGAAAATTCCCTTAAAGAActtaaaaaaggaataaaaatagatgacaaagaaattaaaatagatgcggtatataaaacaaacttaGGCAACATGAGAATAAATATAACAGAGAAAAAACCAGGAGCGGGAGAGAGTTTTAAACAACAAGCAGCAAGAATACTGCAAAATAAAGCTGAAACAAGAGAGGCAATGGGAAGAACAGCAACGTTGTTTGTACGTGACCTGGATATAACATCGAACACGGAAGAGGTAAAGGAGGCGATTGAAAGAGAAGTTGGTAAATCACTAGAGGAAAATACGTACagaataaacattttcaaggACAAGAAAAGACAAGACAAAATGATAGCAGCCGTGACGTTAAACAGAAGGCATGCAGCGATGATACTGGATAAAGGAACCATAAAACTAGACTGGACCAGATGCCGAGTGCACGAAATGATTACACCTGACAGATGCTACAAATGCGGAGAACTAGGGCATTTAGCGAAAGCatgtgaaaataataaaactgaaaaaatgCAAGTATGCAACAAATGCCAGAAACCGGGACACAAGATGGGTGACTGCAGGGAGAAAAGCTACTGCAGGGATTGTAAAGTTGAGGGACATATGTCAAACAGTATGATGTGTCCAATGTACAGAGAAGAGGTTCAAAGAATGATAGAGAGGAAGAAGAATGCAACGCTGAAATCGACAACTAATAAAGACAGCAAACAAAGAGACAAAACAGGAGACCCGGCTGAGCTGGCAGAAACCAACTAAAAAGAAATGGATATTAcagtaaaaataatacaagCCAACGTAAACAGAAGCTTAGAAGCCATTAACCTACTGGAAAGGCACGTGAGAGACAGAAAAATAGATATGTTAATAATCTTGGAaccaaataagaaaaaaatcgagaggGGGGGTTGGTATAAGAACAGCGACGGAGATGTAGCTATGAAAGTTTTTAACAACGACATTAAGATAAATGATTGGATGGAAGATAAGGGATATCTGGTACTGGTGACAAATGTAGGAGTCTGGGTGGGATGTTATTTGACCCCAAATGAAAGCATAGCGGACTTTGACGAGAAATTGTACAATTTGGGAAAAGATGTCGATAGTTTCAGGGGAAAAGAAATAATCATAGCAGGAGATTTCAACGCTAAACATAGCCACTGGGGATCGAAGAGGGAGAACGAGAGAGGCAGGATGCTTTGGGAATGGATGGCAGAGAGGGACATGATGGTTGTAAATAGAGGGGATAGACCTACCTGGAAGAGAGGAAGACAGGAATCCATAATCGATCTAACAATATGTAAAAGCACACAAATCGCAGCTTTCGAAGAATGGAGAGTGGAAGAAGAAGACGAAAACCTAAGCGACCACAACAACATCTATTTTAGAGTCAAATTGAACTACAAGAGAGAACCGTGTAGCACAACTAGCGAGGGCAGATGGACAAGAAAAGAGAAACTAATAGAAAAGTTTGGAAAAACACTACACGTAAATTGTAAGAAAATGTGTGAAATCACaccagaaactttaacagAAGCAACGACTAACACATGCAATTCTGTATATGGAAGAAggaaaaagatgaaaatgatTACAGGAAGATTGTATTGGTGGAATGAAGATGTGAAAAAGGCAAGAGAAATTGTAAACAGGTGCAGACGTGTGCTAACCAGGGGGCGCGGAAATGGCGGTTCACCAGAGGAGCTCACAAGATGGGAAAGAGAATATGAAGAGACTAGAAGGCAATAcagaaaggaaattaaaaatgctaaaaAGAAGGCATGGAGAGATTTGTGCGACGAGTTAGAGAACGATGTCTGGGGGAATGCCTACAGAATTGCAgtgaaaaaaacaaaaaacataagCAAAACAATCCTGGAGGAGGAAAAGTTAGTTGAGGTGATCAGGGAATTATTTCCGGAAGGGAATGATAGCACGGGGAAAGTGGAAAGACCGGCGAAAATAGACGATAAGGTCACGGAAGATGAAGTGAGAAGGATTGCGAGCGAGATGAATAGCAAAAGAGCACCCGGCCCGGACGGCATAACGCCCGAAATAATGAAAGACGTGGTCAAAATTGTAGCTAAAGAAATGACCAAGATGTATGACAAACTGCTGAATAATAATAGATTTCCCAAAATATAGAAAGAGGGCACGCTTGTACTAATAGAAAAAGGCAAtccaaaagaaaagaaatatagACCGCTATGCTTGCTAAACTGTTTCGGCAAGTTATACGAGGGCATTATTAAAGCAAGAGTGCTGAGAGAATTGGAGATGGGTGAAGGACTTGCTGCACACCAATATGGATTTACAAAAGGGAAATCCACTGTAAACGCTATAGAGGAGGTACTAAAGAGTGCGgaagaaacagaaaaattcaATAGGGGGAAAAAGAAGATGTGTTTGCTGATTACCATTGACGTTAGAAACGCATTTGGAACGGCTACTTGGAGCGGAATAATAGAAGCAATGAAATCAAAGGGAATAAAAGAAGGACTGGTAAACGTAATCAAAGAATACCTGTCCGAAAGAGAGATAGTGTACGAGGGAAGAAGATATAAAATAACGAGGGGTATCCCTCAGGGATCAGTGCTCGGACCAACACTATGGAATATATACTTCGACCGAATCGTCAGGTCGCAAGAGGGAAATGATAATATAAGGATAATCGCATACGCGGACGACCTTGCGTTGATTATAACCGGATGGAGCGAAGATGAGATCAAGGACCTAGCACATCGGACGATGAAACATATATCGTATATGATGAATAATATTGGACTGGAAATGGCACCAAAAAAAACTGAAGCCGTACTGCTGAAGagcagaaaaacaaaatgcgagATGGAGCTAAAGGTCGGAAACTGCAACGTAAAGACAGGTCAAGCCATTAAGTACCTGGGGGTGATGGTTGGAAAGGATGGAAGGTGGGGCGAACACATTAAATACGTTGTACAAAAGACCCAAAAAACAACTAGGTCGCTGTACAGGATCATGGGTGCAACGTATGGCCCCAGTCAAGAAAAACGTAAAATGATCGGAATGGTTATATGGTCACAAATTTTATACGCCTGTAGAGCCTGGAGAGACGCGataaaagtgaagaaaaatGTCGAGCAACTCACGAAAGTTCAGAGAGGAGTCCTGATAAGAGTCACCAGCGCATACAGGACTACGTCAAATGCCGCACTACAACTATTGGGAGATATGCCCCCGCTAGacttatatataaaaaaaaggcTGGGCCAAAGCAAGAATGAGACCGAGGACAGTACAGAAGCGGAGTGGCAAAAGAGATGGGAAAGTAACCCAGAAGTCGCAGCCTGGACCAAGAGACTGGTGCCAAATATAGCGGTGTGGCTGAACCGGAAATGGGGCGAATCCAACTACTACATTAGCCAATATATCGGTGGCCATGGGTGTTTTAAGAGCTACCTTCATAAATACAAACGAGCCGAGGACGATACGTGTAGCTATTGCGAAAGAACCGACGACGCTGAACACACGTTCTTCCGATGTGATAGATGGGAGGCTGCAAGAACGATAATGGAGAGGAAGGTGAACAGTCGAATTACCCCCGAAAACTGTATAAAGACAATGGTTGAAAGTGAGAAAAACTGGGTGGCGATGGAAGATTTCGTCAGAGAGGTCGTGACAACGAAGGAGAGGGAGGAGAGAGAAGAGAGGGGGGCTTAACACAGGCCCCCCCTCTGCCAGTGttttgatgttgattttaTGAGCGAGTTGGTTGACGGAGAGAATCAGGAGTATCAAAagaaggaaaaagaaaaagaaacggaaggggagaagaagaagagaggGGCGCCTGTCCAGCCCCTCAGTCAGGTACGCTAAagtaatgaatttttttaaaagttaagacgtattttttgtttttctcggGTACCGAGAGACGATGAAGGAAGAGCATGCGATCGTCGCACGGATGGAAGATTGTAACTCCGAAGAAAACTCGCGAGAGTGTTCCGGAGAAGACGAGGAAAGGGGTTTTTAGTGGGTCGGGGTCTTTAACCCCAACCCCACACTATCTGGCCGTCCAACACCACAGGCCAGATGTCTGTTCGCAGATTTTCCCCAAcctcgttaaaaaaaaaaaaaaaaaaaaaaaaaagggttgggttgggttgggttgggttccgCCCCCGGGCTTAGCCCGGGGGATGGGGGTGGCTCCCCCAATCGGACGCGTCCCCAGGTGGCGGATAGGGGAAAGCTCACTGCGCATGCATTGCACATAGCGTGCGCAGGGGGTACCGGGGAAATAAAATACCCGGCGCGGACCAAAAGCCAAGGAGGAGCATACCACCTTAAAAAAGCTGGGGGCCGTGTGATCCCGGACGGCAGTACCCCATGATTAGCCCCTGTCTGGAGTCACGGGGGACACGGGAATAAGTGTTTAGTGTTTCAATGTGAGTGTAGTCTAACAGTGCAGTGTTGTGAGTGTATACCTGCCGGTAGGTGAAAAACGGGGCGTAACCTAGGCGCCTGACATCTGGAAATATGGTTTATTGATGAATAAATATCAAGATGCCTCGGATGGGTCTGCCGGCCAAGCAGCGCCGCAGACTACGCAGGGAGAGCGGTCGACTCCTTGTGATTATTTAGACCAAACGACATCGGGCCCTGAAGAGAAGGGTTACGAAGCCCAGGAACAAATAGTGTTCAGAAGAAGTAATATGATTGCACGATCACCACCAGTGATAACAAGGCCTGAAGCAATAGCGTTGGAATCAGAAGAAGACCTTGATCAGACGTTTGTATCGGCAGAAGAGTTGGAAACACCTACGAGCAGTAGCACAAGCCTAAAGAGCTCTGAGTCTACAATTCATGCAAGAAGCGTAAATTTGCAATTATTGACAGATCTAGAAAGCTTGACACCAGCAAGAGTAAGGAGCTGGTCTCTCGATAGTGGCGTAACCAAACAACCGAATATAGATGCTGCGACGGGAAGAGACgttaagaaaagaaagaggGTTCAAAGAGGAAGCGAAGACGAGACAGAAATAGTAGACAAAAGAACTGGAAATGAGGAAGCCAAAGTGTTcgaaaaaacaataaacactCTGCTTAAACTAgtggaagaattaaaaaacaatgaagatagAAACACGAAGAGAGAAATCAAGagtattattaaaagaatggAAAGGGAAGCAGATACATTGAGAAGACAAGATTTGAAAGAATGGATAGAGATACAGATCGATACAGGCAAAAGCACACGGgaagtaaaaaagaaagaaacacGAGAAATTGAGACACAGACCGAGAGTGAATATGAGAGGGAATTGCAGAGAAGGCAAATAGAAAGAAATAGAATACAAAAAGCAAATTTGTATGAGGACTgggaagaaacaaaaaatttagactggcaagaaaatgattttaaaagcGCTGTGATAATGGAAGGAAACCCGATATGGCAGAACAAGGAAATGACTAAAATTGTTATGGTTGAACCTGATGACAAGCAGATGGAAAAAGGAATACAATTACAGTTTAAGAGAGCGTATCCAATGTTAGAAGAATTAAATGGGGAGTATGAAGAACTAGAAATGATAACAATGACCAAAGCAAAGGGGAAGGAGAACAAGAGAAGAGAAAGAATAATAAAGGTAAATGtaggaaaaacaaaatacgaAACATGGATGAATTTAAAGagcataaaagaaaatttgagaGATGAAAGAGAAATAGCTTTACATCACCTTAA contains the following coding sequences:
- the LOC139430209 gene encoding golgin subfamily A member 6-like protein 22, with the translated sequence MADSQSREFVVSPREVDEKEIREGRKKYFKSPERAFKKNKDDRETTGKGAMLKQKKVKSTADAMRELVIKAEDIQTMIQQNTAVPMKAAIKEINAMVKRLQKIQGEEMKETDKKILMMEEKMITMEEKIEELSKGGRSDARNRIEMATQTTESFREENPLVMKYFNEERNADKFLKIMGEKWNEDRYVKTEWSNKYDISTETTQNIIISIKAENEKIRENENVKRLLDYELGEKIIGEEKLNDGQWIKIKQGTTITRCTSEESKEDNKNIYVIGVRGEQYEEDGKTIITKENYVGTEYIIRDICKNEAKKIVFMHEGPRDEYLRKLMEYMYK
- the LOC111418056 gene encoding DNA ligase 1-like, whose translation is MNKYQDASDGSAGQAAPQTTQGERSTPCDYLDQTTSGPEEKGYEAQEQIVFRRSNMIARSPPVITRPEAIALESEEDLDQTFVSAEELETPTSSSTSLKSSESTIHARSVNLQLLTDLESLTPARVRSWSLDSGVTKQPNIDAATGRDVKKRKRVQRGSEDETEIVDKRTGNEEAKVFEKTINTLLKLVEELKNNEDRNTKREIKSIIKRMEREADTLRRQDLKEWIEIQIDTGKSTREVKKKETREIETQTESEYERELQRRQIERNRIQKANLYEDWEETKNLDWQENDFKSAVIMEGNPIWQNKEMTKIVMVEPDDKQMEKGIQLQFKRAYPMLEELNGEYEELEMITMTKAKGKENKRRERIIKVNVGKTKYETWMNLKSIKENLRDEREIALHHLKNMRLKELRTMVEIIFRNVEVRVNIYTTSGKKQEEKETMKDIHKTNTRKTYALIVETNNKSFEESVMNIKKAMEGRKEIEAIESIRKTRDGKVLITTKKDKNSTKTIEKILSNDREQRVTTRGLIEGNRRIYLNIKGMEVTTTREEVIEALKAKIGKTTDETPRIGDLRPYAQSRQAVTAEVDQKTAEKLMEDSSIRIGLALCNIEQRAKITKCLRCWSPSHLVRDCNGEDRRNWCYNCGGQDHLAKECKSDPKCPDCKTEGHSAGTGRCPIYSKYLQKLRSEGKDNKQQIKKTNESHDKETNKLEPKRTDAKEVVTEKPLETEQMDTDTNKQQEQKDDFKMVAKGKKGKRKGRTAENIQETSPEVPRK